AGTCAGATGCAAACCGTTGTTTATATTCTGTGGAATGCAATACCCCATAAACGTAGTAAAAGATATCTTCTTTGCTGATAGTTTTATCTTGATATACCTGCTGAAAGTCGATTAAGATTATGTCTGGTATGTTCTCTTTTTTTACGTATTCTTCTGTAGCTGTGGCAAATAATGAGCCTAAATCTTCCTGTTTTTCGTAGGTATATAAGGGGAAACATTGACCGGTTGAGATTAATCCTAAGTCGGGTAATGTATTAGTTATTAAAGCTGAGAAATCTTTACTAGCTCCTATCCCAGTTACACAAATGACCTGATTTTCTAAGTCTTGATTAGGAAATATTTTAGGCATTTGGTAAATCATATCATTAAAATCTTTATTAAAATAAGCCCATTGTTTACAATAAGGTCTATATGTTCCCTTAAATAAAGAGTTACTACAAAAGCTATGACTAATTGATTTTCCTAAATCATTTTTTAAGCCTCTTGACCAACTAATTTTAGTAGGGTCATTATTGATAAAGGTTTCTACTTTTTTCTTTCTTTCTTCAGGATTAGCAATCTGTTTACCTTGTAAAGATGCTTGGAATGCTTCTACTTGACTATTATAAAAGTCAATCATTCTAGTCATATTACTGATAACTGACTGCTCAGAAAAGTTATAAGCCCAAGCATCTCTACTAGTTCCTATTCCCCTTGAATATAAATCAAAAATAGTTTTACTTGTTTTATCTTTCTTATCACCTAAAGGCATAAAACTTTCAAATATATCATTACGTTGGTTAATCCAGTCATGACTAGCATTAGGAGTTATCTCTGTCCAGGTAATAGCTGAAATATCAACCAGTTTTTTTAGAGTAGCTAACTTTTGTTCTCGGCTTAAATAATCACCTATATCATAATAATTAATTTGGGGGGCTGGGGGTTTATCAGGGTTTTTAATTAAGATAATAATAGCTATAGTAGCTCGACTCCCTGAGCCAAAAATTTTACCTCCTTCTTTTCTTGATTCTTCTCCAGAAGTTCTCTGATTACCTCTTAAATTAAAACAATAGATACTAGTAAACTCCTCTGTTAAACATTTCCTAAAGCCATCCATGGCATTATTATCAATGAATGAACCATTACTCACAAAACAAACTAATCCTTTATCTTTAATTCGCTCACTAGCCCACCTAAAAGCCCTAATATAAGAGTCATAAAGACTATTTTTATTAGTAGCAGTAGAATATTTAGCATAAGTATCTCTAATCTGCTCGTCTAATCTTGGATACTTAAGATTTTTATTACCGTCATTCTCACTAGTTTGACCAGCAGAGTAAGGAGGATTCCCCACAATAACAGTAATATCTTGTTGCTTTTGTGTTATTACCCGTTGGTTATTCTCAGGGAAGATTAGTTCTGATAAATAACCGTCATTTTCATACATTTGAAAGGTGTCGGTTAAGACTATACCATTAAAAGGTTGATACTCATTACCCGATAGATAGTGATAGGTTTCCTCGATGTTAATAGCAGCAATGTAGTAGGCTAATAAAACAATCTCGTTAGCGTGTAATTCTGAGGTAAACTTACGTTGTAAATCTTCTGGTTTAATCAGTCCACTTTGGAGGAGTCTGACTAAGAAAGTTCCTGTACCTGTAAAGGGGTCTAAAATATGTACTCCTTCAGCAGATAAACTAACGCCAAACTCTTGTTTTAAGGCTACATTAGCGCTGTTAATAATAAAATCGATTACTTCTACGGGAGTATAAACAATCCCCAACCTTTCTACTAATTTAGGGAAAGCTGTACGAAAGAATTTATCATATAGCTCTATTATGATGCGTTGTTTACCTGCTTCGTTATCAATTCCTGAAGCTCTTTCTCTAACACTTTGATAGAATTTATCTAGTTTTTTTACATCCTTTGCTAGTGATTCCCCTTCTAATACATCTAGGATTTTCTGCATTGTCTGAGATACTGGGTTAAATTTAGTAAACTCATAACCCTCAAATAAAGCATCAAATACTGGTTTAGTAATTAGGTGTTGGGATAACATCTCGATGGCTTCATCGGAGGTAACGTTGGGATTAATGTTATTGTGCAACCCCTGTAAAAACTGGTCAAAGGCTTGTTTAGCTTCAGATTCAGGGTTTTGTAGTAAAGCTTTAATTCTAGAGACGTGACTCTGGGCGATCGCTGCTACATCTTTTGCCCAATCCTCCCAATAACGTCTATCTCCACATTTAACCACTATCTTGGCATAAATTGCATTACGCCATTCTTCGATAGGGAAGTTTAACTCAAGTTGTTTAGGGGTATAATCACTGTTATTATTGCTAGTGAGATTATTATGATCATTACCAGCCCCTACACCGATAATATTAATTTGGGGTGGTCTGCTGCGATTCAATTCAATCTTGTTAACAGTGGCGTTAAACCTATCGTCATGGGCTCTTAAGGCTTGTAGAACTTGCCAGATAACCTTATATTTATTATTATCCTTTAGGGCAATTTCTGGGGACATATCAGCAGGAATACCTACAGGGAGAATAATATAACCGTATTTTTTCCCCTCTGATTTCCGCATAACTCTACCTACAGACTGCACCACATCAACAACAGAGTTACGGGGGGTAAGGAAGATAACAGCATCAAGGGCTGGTACATCTATCCCTTCAGATAAACAACGAACATTAGAAAGGATGCGACAGATATTACCATGTGCTGAGGTATCAGCTTTCAACCATTCTAGTTTAGCTATTCTCTCTAATGAATTTTGCTTACCATCTACGTGCTCTATTTGACAGTCTAAAACGTTTTCGTCATCTGAATTAGTCATCTTGTAATGACTAACTATATTCTCAAATAAACTAACGATTCTCTGAGAATCTGATATGCTACGGGAGAAGGCTACAGCTCGTTTCATGGGTTGTAAGTCTTCTTGTATTTCTGTATCTTGCGTTTGTAAGCGTTTAGATAACCCATTCCAGCACCCTGTTATCTTGACTGCATCCTCTAGATTTAATTCGTTGTCAGCATCTGCTAATTGTCTTTGGAATGTGGCACTAACATAAGCTTCATCTACGGCTAACACCATTACTTTATAGTCAGTTAATAGACCGTTGGCTACAGCTTCACCAAACCCTAAGCGATGCAACTCCCTACCGTAAATATCTACATCATCCATGGAGCAGAGTAAAGCGTCATTTTCCTGGGCTTGTACTTTAACACTATCTTCGTATATCTTGGGAGTAGCTGTCATGTACAAACGCTTTTGCCCTTTGATGAACTTTTGGTCATGGACTTTAACAAAATAGGATTCGTCAGCTCCTGCTATTGTGACACCTGTTGTACGATGGGCTTCGTCACAAATAATTAAGTTAAACTCAGGTAATCCTTGTTTTTGAGCTTCTGCTATTGCTGAGATGGATTGATAGGTAGAAAAGATAACAGTTAGCTCTTTTTTGCCTTTACTATGGTTATAAGAGTTAATAATTTGTTGATAGTTAGTGCTAGGGGGGAAGGGTAAATCATTAATAGTTATATCAGCCAGGTCATCATCACTTTTACGTTTACTTTTACCTACTTTTGTGTCAGAACAAACAGCGATACTATGTAGAGAAATTGATGTTTCTGCTGTCCATTCTCTCAGGGTTTGGGACAATAAGGAAATGGAAGGTACTAAGAATAAAACTAAATTATTACTACCCCTAAACTGTTCAGCAATCTTAAGGGCGGTAAATGTTTTACCAGTGCCACAAGCCATGATTAACTTACCCCTGTCTGCTTCAGATAACCCTTTAATAACAGCATCTAAAGCAATTTGTTGATGTGGTCTAATTGTCTTTTTGGGGTTAAGTTTTAGTTGCTGCTGTAGGGTAAATTGACTCCAGTCAATGGGGCTATTAGCTAAATCATTTATGGTGATACGATTAACTGGTATTTGTTGATTGGTGATAGCTTCAATGCAGTGTTTACTCCATTTATTGGTGGTAGAAACAATTATCCTTTTCCTAAATAAGTTAGTACCAGAAGCTGTGAAAAAAGAGTCAATATCTTTCTTTTCTAAGGTATAATTAGGGTCATAAAATTTACATTGAATGGCACAATAATCACCTGTATCAGCTTCTTGTGCCACTAAATCAATCCCTGTATCAGGTGCATGATTTCGTAACGGGAAGTCCATCCATAACCAAACTTTACTAAAATGTTCTTGGTAGATGGGGTCTGTTTGTAGATACTGTTTGATTAGATGTTCAAACTTATCCCCTTTATCTCTTTGAGAGTTAGCTGTCTGTCTAAATTCTTCTAGGATAGTGTGGATAGTCATAACATCTATATCTTATAGCATGGGTTAGTAAAGCTTTGGAGAATTTTTACAGTATATCCTGAAAGAAGAATTAAGAATTAATTCTTCTATTTTTCTTAACTTGTTGCCCATGGGGGTGACTCGTTAACCCGATAAGCAATGAAGCTAGTCATTATAATCGCCCATAATTTCTCTCTATATTCCTTATTCAAGTAAGTTAACCAGGTAGGGGGGGTGAATTTGAACCCATTAGTTTCCCATTCTTCTAAAATAAGGGCTACCACCCAAAGAGGATCTAAATCGATCGCCTCACATATATCCATTAACTCAGGTGGGGGGGGATCTGAAATTATGCGCTTACGTTTAATAGTTATATATAGGTCTTTGCATAATTTAGTTAAATCTTTTAGGGGGTAGTTTAATTGTTTTAATAATCTAGAGATATTCGATTGGTGGACTCCTACTCTGGAGGCTAAAAACTCTTGGGTTACTTTTACCCCTTTTTTGACCTGCTGACAGATAGATTGGAAGACTTTAACTACTTTTTGTTGAGTTAGAGGAGCAGCTTCTAAACAATATTCAGCTACTGGTTTAGTCTCGCAGGGTAAGCCGCGCGCGACTATGTCTTTTGCTGATATCTTTTCTGGTAAACATAGCCACACGTGTAATTCTTGCTCCCGATACCAATGCCAACGGTTACGCCCTATAGTTTGGATCAGCTCATCTAGTATTCGCTGTTTATAGTATTGTTCAAACTCGTTATCGCTGCCGTTAGGATACTCAAGATAAAAATCTGTTTTAATAGCTCCAACATCAGGTAGCACAGGCTTGATAAACATATGACAACCTTTAAAGCGGTTAGCTCCACGAGTCTGACTCATGTAAGTCATGTCAGCTCCTAAAATGTCCCCTAACCGTTTAGGTACGATTACTTTACCTTGGGGGAATCTTCGTAAGAACTCACCCTCTAATAGCGCTAACCTATCAAGATAAGAATCGCTCCAGGAGTTGCTATTATCACCGCCTAATTCAAAACGCGTAATATTTAGATTTGCGGTACTTACTTCATCTTGCGCCACAACGCATATTTCATCTGGCTTAATTCCTAAGAGTCGGGCTGCTCTTTCTTTGGTTAGGGTAGAGTCTAGTAGGGTTACTTGTTTGGCTTGGCTTAAAATTTTAGCTAGGCTATCGTCTCTGGTGGTTACGGTTAAAATTCCTTTGCGGTAGGAAGCAAACCCTTGATTTTGCAACCAAATAATGCCAATTAAGTCCCCTAGGAAGTAGGGGGGGAAATCTTTTATTTTTGAGAGTGCAGCTGCAACTTGAGAACGTTTGTAAGCGCTTCTGGCTATAGCTAAACTAGCTGCTGATATATTAGGAGCTTCCGAGAGGGTAACTGAATCTAAATCTTGCAGTGACTGAAGTAGCTCAGCAAATACCCCTTGCTGATAGTGGTTTATTTTGGTTTGGAGTGTGCTTAAAGTCTCTGGAGCAATTCCCTCTAGTTGCAGTAATTCTCTTAATGCTTTTAAATCTAACCCGTGTTTGGATGTATCTCCATAGATACTGTCTTTTAATTGGTGTATCCTGGTGAGAACATCTTTTTCCCCATGGGTTAACTCTGTGTTGCCCATAGCTAAAGCGTAGGCTTT
The Gloeocapsa sp. DLM2.Bin57 genome window above contains:
- a CDS encoding damage-inducible protein; translation: MTIHTILEEFRQTANSQRDKGDKFEHLIKQYLQTDPIYQEHFSKVWLWMDFPLRNHAPDTGIDLVAQEADTGDYCAIQCKFYDPNYTLEKKDIDSFFTASGTNLFRKRIIVSTTNKWSKHCIEAITNQQIPVNRITINDLANSPIDWSQFTLQQQLKLNPKKTIRPHQQIALDAVIKGLSEADRGKLIMACGTGKTFTALKIAEQFRGSNNLVLFLVPSISLLSQTLREWTAETSISLHSIAVCSDTKVGKSKRKSDDDLADITINDLPFPPSTNYQQIINSYNHSKGKKELTVIFSTYQSISAIAEAQKQGLPEFNLIICDEAHRTTGVTIAGADESYFVKVHDQKFIKGQKRLYMTATPKIYEDSVKVQAQENDALLCSMDDVDIYGRELHRLGFGEAVANGLLTDYKVMVLAVDEAYVSATFQRQLADADNELNLEDAVKITGCWNGLSKRLQTQDTEIQEDLQPMKRAVAFSRSISDSQRIVSLFENIVSHYKMTNSDDENVLDCQIEHVDGKQNSLERIAKLEWLKADTSAHGNICRILSNVRCLSEGIDVPALDAVIFLTPRNSVVDVVQSVGRVMRKSEGKKYGYIILPVGIPADMSPEIALKDNNKYKVIWQVLQALRAHDDRFNATVNKIELNRSRPPQINIIGVGAGNDHNNLTSNNNSDYTPKQLELNFPIEEWRNAIYAKIVVKCGDRRYWEDWAKDVAAIAQSHVSRIKALLQNPESEAKQAFDQFLQGLHNNINPNVTSDEAIEMLSQHLITKPVFDALFEGYEFTKFNPVSQTMQKILDVLEGESLAKDVKKLDKFYQSVRERASGIDNEAGKQRIIIELYDKFFRTAFPKLVERLGIVYTPVEVIDFIINSANVALKQEFGVSLSAEGVHILDPFTGTGTFLVRLLQSGLIKPEDLQRKFTSELHANEIVLLAYYIAAINIEETYHYLSGNEYQPFNGIVLTDTFQMYENDGYLSELIFPENNQRVITQKQQDITVIVGNPPYSAGQTSENDGNKNLKYPRLDEQIRDTYAKYSTATNKNSLYDSYIRAFRWASERIKDKGLVCFVSNGSFIDNNAMDGFRKCLTEEFTSIYCFNLRGNQRTSGEESRKEGGKIFGSGSRATIAIIILIKNPDKPPAPQINYYDIGDYLSREQKLATLKKLVDISAITWTEITPNASHDWINQRNDIFESFMPLGDKKDKTSKTIFDLYSRGIGTSRDAWAYNFSEQSVISNMTRMIDFYNSQVEAFQASLQGKQIANPEERKKKVETFINNDPTKISWSRGLKNDLGKSISHSFCSNSLFKGTYRPYCKQWAYFNKDFNDMIYQMPKIFPNQDLENQVICVTGIGASKDFSALITNTLPDLGLISTGQCFPLYTYEKQEDLGSLFATATEEYVKKENIPDIILIDFQQVYQDKTISKEDIFYYVYGVLHSTEYKQRFASDLKKMLPRIPYCKDFWAFSKAGRELAYWHLNYEEIEPYPVEEYKKDLYLESKDYLVEKMVFGKKGKAVDKTTIIYNSKITLSQIPLEAYDYIVNGKSAIEWVMERYKITKDKDSGITNNPNDWSENPRYIIDLVKRVVRVSVESMAIINNLPALQERT